One window of Plasmodium falciparum 3D7 genome assembly, chromosome: 7 genomic DNA carries:
- a CDS encoding dolichyl-diphosphooligosaccharide--protein glycosyltransferase subunit OST2, putative, with the protein MNKILSTFYENYRNTPRNIKFVDIYILITLVNILLLYMYGYFSCSFDEKISVAAIFTALGNLTFSIALREQISNKSLFNIKREKIIFDFVLCSLVLYIGVFSYMHLN; encoded by the exons atgaataaaatattaagtaCATTTTACGAAAATTATAGAAATACCCCAAGAAACATTAAATTTGtagatatttatattctaatTACACTTGTTAATAtccttcttttatatatgtatggaTATTTTTCATGTTCCTTTGATGAAAAGATATCAGTTGCAGCTATTTTCACAGCATTAGGAAACTTGACATTTTCAATAGCACTTCGAGAAcaa ATATCTAATAAAAgcctttttaatattaagagggaaaaaataatattcgaTTTTGTTCTGTGTTCCTTGGTGTTATATATTG GAGTATTTAGCTATATGCACttgaattaa
- a CDS encoding mitochondrial import inner membrane translocase subunit TIM50, putative: protein MNTLLRLKGLCGNKHKICNNVLRKCYSIKGNITKGDMEELIDDNIFYEKEEGKKGNLGNYYVIRDMKNGKIGFVYNRTAVFDSMSNIDMVYMNKLNIDNKKDIHPSNEMHYVNERMRNNLLYNENKKYNLLNNIFHFKKYKVCRRKSFNGLENMGNYKYFSSTIGFNNNNTMKDKDKGEKNIGVGSNKCGVKYNNIDNKRMDINNNIRNRLLKNNKLSGNLINNKESKTLKEIYLDKKEKEKLIKMYLLLSLLLMPFGYIYMYCIENDITVEEFIKMMKKKGDVLENKYNDILNEFIDKYFPLSNEPLLPDFKDLNYPENLPTLVIDLNYVIAKLEYDRKTGWRVLKRPYADRFFKELSSFYEIVIWSDDNFPVAQEVISKWGIPAIGCLHRDQCSKKKKSYVKDLKRLGRNLDRVVIIDHDAKAFMLQPENGILIKEFHGDLNDKEMLCLIDLLKSFAISTHDISQFLKKHGGGDYNIGKRYLQQKSDTEQKSQRIRNIGKIFHLDNKKSTNGISFNS, encoded by the coding sequence atGAATACACTTTTACGTTTAAAAGGGTTATGTggtaataaacataaaatatgtaataatgtTTTAAGAAAATGTTATAGTATTAAAGGGAATATAACTAAAGGTGATATGGAGGAATTGATAGAtgacaatatattttatgaaaaagagGAAgggaaaaaaggaaatttaggaaattattatgttataagAGATATGAAGAATGGAAAAATAGGCTTTGTATATAATAGAACAGCTGTTTTTGATAGTATGAGTAATATTGATATggtttatatgaataaattaaatattgataataaaaaggatatacATCCAAGTAATGAAATGCATTATGTGAATGAAAGGATGAGAaataatttgttatataatgaaaataagaaatataatttattgaataatatatttcattttaaaaagtataaGGTTTGTCGAAGAAAATCATTTAACGGATTAGAAAATATGGGAAATTACAAATATTTCAGTTCAACGATAggatttaataataataatacgaTGAAGGATAAAGATAAAGGTGAAAAGAATATAGGTGTCGGTAGTAATAAATGTGgtgtaaaatataataatatagataataagagaatggatataaataataatataagaaatagaTTATTGAAGAACAATAAATTAAGTGGTAATTTGATAAATAATAAGGAGAGTAAAacattaaaagaaatatatttggataaaaaagagaaagaGAAATTAATTAagatgtatttattattaagtttattattaatgccatttggatatatatatatgtattgtatagaaaatgatataaCGGTAGaagaatttataaaaatgatgaaaaagaaaGGAGATGtattagaaaataaatataatgatatattaaatgaatttaTAGATAAATATTTCCCACTAAGTAATGAACCTTTATTACCAGATTTTAAAGATTTGAATTATCCAGAAAATTTGCCTACTTTGGTTATAGATTTAAATTATGTAATAGCTAAATTAGAATATGATAGGAAAACAGGTTGGAGAGTATTAAAAAGGCCATATGCTGATagattttttaaagaattatCAAGTTTTTATGAAATCGTAATTTGGTCAGATGATAATTTTCCAGTAGCTCAAGAAGTTATATCTAAATGGGGTATACCAGCTATTGGTTGTTTACATAGAGATCAAtgttccaaaaaaaaaaaatcttatGTAAAAGATTTAAAAAGATTAGGTCGTAATTTAGATAGAGTTGTAATTATAGATCATGATGCAAAAGCATTTATGTTACAACCAGAAAATggtatattaataaaagaatttCATGGGGATTTAAATGATAAGGAAATGTTATGTCTaattgatttattaaaatctTTTGCCATAAGTACTCATGATATATCACAATTTTTAAAGAAACATGGTGGTGGGGATTATAACATAGGAAAAAGATATTTACAACAAAAAAGTGATACGGAACAAAAATCACAGCGTATCAGAAATATAGGTAAAATTTTTCATctggataataaaaaatctaCAAATGGCATTTCATTTAATTCGTGA
- a CDS encoding vacuolar protein sorting-associated protein 53, putative yields MIPLDIKAKTKDSEADLNEKPNEEPNEEPNEEPNEKPNEESNEKPNEESNEESSEKLNEEPNEKPNEKPNEKPNEKPNKKTNTEPVPDLERAPFVGEENKIYVNEEDENFVNNYINENILNLKSVDNYLEKINNKIKDLDDNINDRIQKYILMKNEYEKMFKRIKGRTKLINNIIDDIDKKTEKNQDVLINLCKDIKKLDTGKQNVTQTIILLKRIVILITAISKLKKKAIKREYKDCIYLIHVIKEMLTHFSDLKTNHKLQNLYHETKILFKDLKSQIKEDIDLIYDPHILIEKNEIILNDHLIPIQKHNQDNDNNKTNRTGNENNNTNGIGNENNNTNGIGNENNNTNGIGNENNNTNGIGNENNNTNGIGNENNNTNRTGNENNKTNRTGNENNKTNRTGNENNNNNNHNNHNYIRINLFDACNCLYYLNPSFIKKVSKKFTNFFLEKFILIFENQANTLDSIDRRISWIKRALNNYDNVYSHIFPSVYNIRFHIVTKFCLITQKHILKIMSSTMEHTNNPSDLIKTVINVINFENFLNKNIKYYSTSQISTCPDYSSLDFPFPELLLQKREPKKNKTNINADKSSLENKTCINNEDDQNELNINIDNHNEPSEEAKSFDQKKNTKLIHKDLNMERLISQKEDKNMIFTHNNNNNNNNNNNMNSCENVTNFKGAISCSFDSFLCNWLKDEEKKILNKFENIIKENKEDYISHIKNYKSIKDIGNIDFDNFHINQINNINVHKSDNTYYNSDIKIMDDNIYNNNNDDDNIYKSSYSIFHLYKNYINMILLFSNCQTLYDFILFFKTLLSKYSDELNNRIIKKVQETQEIEHIKLLSILINTCSYINSNINEAYEQLKKHMDPSYFIYISFKKEEKYFLNIKTKSIKNIILYIKEKINKIISNITIVNIYDINNICEKSNYIHNIKKLLYQYFLFFKNIFDNTCLTYLLEKTTTLIIEQFYDTIFSFTYITNITAQQLLLDSYEMQKVLFSMTHILNTNNQSKDMPSPPKKKNNDKLTNQHISNFDKLTCKKNTTNKNLLPLEKNNLLCEPHVHIEYTEDETIVQQTYYNYVTTRLNKIQFLLKIFLSNIYDINSFNLLLSENDNICTIEEIEKILTMKYEQDKYLEEENKSNQDYVLDIKKTGIRAAEEFKNFISKMTHM; encoded by the coding sequence CAAACGAAGAATCAAACGAAGAATCAAGCGAAAAACTAAATGAAGAACCAAACGAAAAACCAAACGAAAAACCGAACGAAAAACCAAACGAAAAaccaaacaaaaaaacaaacacaGAACCAGTGCCTGACCTGGAGAGGGCCCCTTTTGTAGGtgaggaaaataaaatttatgtaAATGAGGAAGATGAAAATTTtgtgaataattatataaatgaaaatatattaaatttaaaaagtgtagataattatttagaaaagataaataataaaatcaaagacttagatgataatattaatgatagaatacagaaatatatattgatgaaaaatgaatatgaaaaaatgttCAAGAGAATTAAAGGTAgaacaaaattaataaataatataatagatGATATTGATAAAAAGACTGAAAAGAATCAAgatgttttaataaatttatgtaaagatattaaaaaattagatACAGGAAAACAAAATGTAACACAaactataatattattaaaacgtATAGTCATACTTATAACAGCTATTagcaaattaaaaaaaaaagctataaaaagagaatataaagattgtatttatttaatacatgttataaaagaaatgttAACACATTTTTCAGATTTAAAAACAAATCACAAATTACAAAATCTTTATCATGAAACAAAGATATTATTTAAAGATTTAAAAAGTCAAATTAAGGAGGATATAGATTTGATATATGATCCTCACatattaatagaaaaaaatgagatTATCTTAAATGATCACCTCATACCCATACAGAAGCATAATcaagataatgataataataaaaccaACAGGACaggaaatgaaaataataacaccAACGGGATaggaaatgaaaataataacaccAACGGGATaggaaatgaaaataataacaccAACGGGATaggaaatgaaaataataacaccAACGGGATaggaaatgaaaataataacaccAACGGGATaggaaatgaaaataataacaccAACAGGACaggaaatgaaaataataaaaccaaCAGGACaggaaatgaaaataataaaaccaaCAGGACaggaaatgaaaataataataataataatcataataatcataattatattcgAATCAACCTATTCGATGCATGCAATTgcctatattatttaaatcctTCATTCATAAAAAAGGTCTCTAAGAAATtcacaaatttttttttagaaaaatttattttaatatttgaaaATCAGGCAAATACATTAGATAGTATAGATAGAAGAATATCATGGATAAAGAGAGCtctaaataattatgataatgtaTACTCTCACATATTCCCTTCAGTGTATAACATACGATTCCATATAGTAACAAAGTTTTGTTTAATAACACAAAAACACATTCTTAAAATTATGTCTTCTACAATGGAACACACAAACAACCCAAGCGATTTAATAAAAACGGTTATCAATGTCATCAATTTTGAAAACTTcctaaacaaaaatattaaatattattcgACTAGTCAAATATCTACATGTCCAGATTATTCATCTCTAGATTTCCCTTTCCCCGAATTGTTGTTACAAAAAAGGgaaccaaaaaaaaacaaaacaaatattaATGCGGATAAATCCTCCTTAGAAAATAAAACTTGTATTAATAATGAGGACGATCAAAACGaattaaacataaatatagataatcATAATGAACCAAGTGAAGAAGCTAAATCTTTtgaccaaaaaaaaaacactaAATTGATACATAAAGATTTAAATATGGAACGTCTTATATCTCAAAAGGAAGATAAGAATATGATATTTACccataacaataataataataataataataataataacatgaaTAGTTGTGAAAATGTTACAAACTTTAAAGGTGCTATCTCTTGCTCATTTGACAGCTTTCTATGTAATTGGTTaaaagatgaagaaaaaaaaatattaaataaatttgagaatattataaaagaaaacaaagAAGATTATATAagtcatataaaaaattataaatctATTAAAGACATTGGAAATATCGATTTTGATAATTTTCACATAAatcaaattaataatataaatgtacataAAAGTGACAATACTTATTACAATTcagatataaaaattatggatgataatatttataataataataatgatgatgataatatatataaatcgtCCTATtctatttttcatttatataaaaactatattaatatgatacTTTTATTTAGCAACTGTCAAACGTTATAtgattttattcttttttttaaaacattattatctaaatattcggatgaattaaataatagaATTATTAAGAAAGTTCAAGAAACACAAGAAATCGAACATATCaaattattatctatattaattaatacatgctcatatataaattctaatattaatgaagcttatgaacaattaaaaaaacatatggatccttcttattttatatatatatcttttaaaaaagaagaaaaatatttcttaaatataaaaacaaaatctataaaaaatatcatattatatataaaagaaaaaataaataaaattatatcaaatattactattgttaatatttatgatataaataatatatgtgaaaaatctaattatatacataatataaaaaaattactttatcaatattttcttttttttaaaaatatatttgataataCATGCTTAACATATCTATTAGAAAAAACAACCACCTTAATAATTGAACAATTTTATGATACTATCTTttcttttacatatataacaaatataacaGCTCAACAACTCCTTCTCGATTCTTATGAAATGCAAAAAGTCTTGTTTAGTATGACTCATATATTGAATACAAATAATCAATCTAAGGATATGCCCTCCccccccaaaaaaaaaaataatgataaattaacAAATCAACATATTTCAAACTTTGATAAACTaacatgtaaaaaaaatacaacaaataaaaatctCTTACCactggaaaaaaataatttattgtgTGAACCTCATGTACATATAGAATATACTGAGGACGAAACAATAGTTCAacaaacatattataattatgtcaCAACCagattaaataaaatacaatttttattaaaaatatttttatccaacatatatgatattaaCTCATTCAATTTGTTACTTTCAGAAAAcgataatatatgtacaatagAAGAGATAGAAAAAATACTGACGATGAAATATGAGCAAGACAAATAtttagaagaagaaaataaaagtaatcaAGATTATGTGTTGGATATTAAGAAAACGGGTATAAGGGCAGCAGAGGAGttcaaaaattttatatcaaaAATGACCCACAtgtaa